The Amycolatopsis sp. DG1A-15b genome window below encodes:
- a CDS encoding NCS1 family nucleobase:cation symporter-1 has protein sequence MTAAPLTEPSHETTTPPDSRLWNEDLAPAKERRWKVYDIFALWMSDVHNLGNYTFAAGLFVLGLSAWQVFTALLFGFVIIYAGMNLMGRIGQRTGVPFPVVARISFGTFGANLPALIRAVIAIFWYGIQTYLASVAITLLVLAIDPGLKPLTEHGFLGLHALGWICFVALWAVQALILTRGMESVRKFQDWCGPAIWVVMIALAVWILAAGHWNISFTSSPKQLSTGEQIRQWFGAAGLILATYGTLMLNFCDFSRFAPDQKTVRRGNFWGLPINSTAFALLSVVVTAGSMQVFGEAITDPAELLSKVHNTPVLIVGALTFAVATMGVNIVANFVSPAYDLANIWPKRISFTVGGMISAVAALCVLPWKLYSSPAVVNYFLGGLGAFLGPLFGIMIVDYYLIRRGKVDVAQLFVDGGIYPRVNPRALVTFFPTAALSAVIALVPFFAPAAPYSWFIGTASSAALYFAVSRKHR, from the coding sequence ATGACCGCCGCCCCGCTCACCGAACCTTCGCACGAGACGACCACCCCGCCGGACTCCCGGCTCTGGAATGAAGACCTCGCCCCCGCGAAAGAACGCCGGTGGAAGGTCTACGACATCTTCGCGCTGTGGATGTCCGACGTGCACAACCTCGGCAACTACACCTTCGCGGCCGGTCTGTTCGTGCTCGGGCTGTCGGCGTGGCAGGTGTTCACCGCGCTGCTGTTCGGGTTCGTCATCATCTACGCCGGGATGAACCTGATGGGCCGGATCGGCCAGCGCACCGGCGTGCCGTTCCCGGTCGTGGCGCGGATCAGCTTCGGCACGTTCGGCGCCAACCTGCCCGCGCTGATCCGGGCGGTCATCGCGATCTTCTGGTACGGCATCCAGACCTACCTCGCCAGCGTGGCCATCACGCTGCTCGTGCTCGCCATCGACCCGGGCCTGAAACCCCTGACCGAACACGGTTTCCTCGGCCTGCACGCCCTCGGCTGGATCTGCTTCGTCGCGCTGTGGGCGGTCCAGGCGCTGATCCTCACCCGCGGCATGGAGTCGGTGCGCAAGTTCCAGGACTGGTGCGGCCCGGCGATCTGGGTCGTGATGATCGCGCTCGCGGTCTGGATCCTCGCCGCCGGGCACTGGAACATCTCCTTCACCAGCAGCCCGAAGCAGCTGTCCACCGGCGAGCAGATCCGGCAGTGGTTCGGCGCGGCCGGGCTCATCCTGGCCACCTACGGCACGCTCATGCTCAACTTCTGCGACTTCTCGCGGTTCGCCCCGGACCAGAAGACCGTGCGGCGCGGCAACTTCTGGGGCCTGCCGATCAACTCGACGGCGTTCGCGCTGCTGTCGGTGGTCGTCACCGCGGGCAGCATGCAGGTGTTCGGCGAAGCGATCACCGACCCGGCCGAGCTGCTGTCCAAGGTGCACAACACGCCGGTGCTCATCGTCGGCGCGCTGACGTTCGCGGTGGCGACCATGGGCGTCAACATCGTCGCCAACTTCGTCTCCCCGGCCTACGACCTGGCCAACATCTGGCCGAAGCGGATCAGCTTCACCGTCGGCGGGATGATCAGCGCGGTCGCGGCCCTGTGCGTGCTGCCGTGGAAGCTGTACTCCTCGCCGGCGGTGGTCAACTACTTCCTCGGGGGGCTCGGCGCGTTCCTCGGCCCGCTGTTCGGGATCATGATCGTCGACTACTACCTGATCCGGCGCGGCAAGGTCGACGTCGCCCAGCTGTTCGTCGACGGCGGGATCTACCCGCGCGTCAACCCGCGGGCGCTGGTGACGTTCTTCCCGACGGCCGCATTGTCCGCCGTCATCGCGCTGGTGCCGTTCTTCGCGCCGGCCGCGCCGTACTCCTGGTTCATCGGCACGGCGTCGTCGGCTGCGTTGTACTTCGCGGTGTCGAGGAAGCATCGATGA
- a CDS encoding aspartate/glutamate racemase family protein encodes MRIVVTNCNTTEAMTKEIEAGARAAASPGTEILARTPRWGPESAEGWLDSFLSAAAVLDLLRGLDEPFDAVVLAGFGEHGREGARELLDVPVVDITEAAAHLACLLGRRYGVVTTLDRTCGLIEDSLHAAGVAQNCVTVTGAGLGVLELTDGRRTESALLTAGRRARDAGAEVLVLGCAGMTGLDRKIATMLDIPVIDGVAAAVRLAESLVALGLKTSRAGSYARPIDKHRTWPTD; translated from the coding sequence ATGAGGATCGTCGTCACCAACTGCAACACCACCGAGGCGATGACGAAGGAGATCGAAGCCGGGGCCCGCGCGGCCGCGAGCCCCGGCACCGAGATCCTCGCCCGGACGCCACGCTGGGGCCCGGAGTCCGCCGAAGGCTGGCTGGACAGCTTCCTGTCCGCCGCGGCCGTGCTGGACCTGCTGCGGGGCCTGGACGAACCGTTCGACGCCGTCGTGCTCGCCGGGTTCGGCGAGCACGGCCGCGAGGGCGCGCGCGAGCTGCTGGACGTCCCGGTCGTCGACATCACCGAGGCCGCCGCGCACCTGGCCTGCCTGCTCGGCCGCCGCTACGGCGTGGTGACCACTTTGGACCGGACGTGCGGGCTGATCGAGGACAGCCTGCACGCCGCCGGGGTCGCGCAGAACTGCGTGACGGTCACCGGCGCCGGGCTCGGCGTGCTGGAGCTGACCGACGGACGCCGGACCGAGTCGGCGTTGCTCACCGCCGGCCGCCGCGCGCGGGACGCCGGGGCGGAGGTGCTGGTGCTCGGCTGCGCGGGGATGACCGGGCTGGACCGGAAGATCGCGACGATGCTGGACATTCCCGTCATCGACGGCGTTGCGGCCGCCGTCCGGCTCGCGGAATCCCTCGTGGCACTGGGGTTGAAGACGAGCCGCGCGGGGTCGTACGCGCGGCCGATCGACAAGCACCGCACCTGGCCCACGGATTGA
- a CDS encoding alginate lyase family protein → MRRVLGALALSVSMVLVPVSGTAVAASSPHTTDSFGGPGGGAPHTIVTDGAKLANIKQAIRGGHAGKAQRDALKAVLDKANTALTAGPWSVVDKPSAPPSGDKHDYTSQAPYWWASRPKTPENPQGCPYVSKDGQRNPEADAITDHTYRMWAWDAMYYLSLAWYYTGDAKYAKRAALDIRTWFLDPATRMNPNMTYSQIVPCRDTVSGTGIIDSTQSFSQLMDAFALLDGGAPGWTGKDRSGIKAWLTRYLSWMQTSPQAKLELAATNNHGTFLDMQNATISAYLGKRSEAKKIVLDAEQKRFPVQFAADGSQPLELSRTMSWHYVNFNLTAWGRLAEVGKNLGVDVWKYRAANGVTLRKVVDQLIPAALHGAPAWPHQQIGVFDQSIAADIFHAAAEEAHDADAAAALKQMPLPAGGDTWPVRVSCFPLDPPLK, encoded by the coding sequence GTGCGAAGGGTTTTGGGCGCACTGGCGTTGTCGGTGAGCATGGTCCTGGTCCCGGTGAGCGGGACGGCGGTGGCCGCGTCCTCGCCGCACACCACGGATTCTTTCGGGGGTCCGGGTGGCGGAGCGCCGCACACCATCGTCACCGACGGCGCCAAGCTCGCGAACATCAAGCAGGCGATCCGCGGCGGCCACGCGGGCAAGGCCCAGCGCGACGCGCTGAAAGCGGTGCTGGACAAGGCGAACACCGCGCTCACGGCCGGACCGTGGTCGGTCGTGGACAAGCCGTCCGCGCCGCCGAGCGGCGACAAGCACGACTACACGAGCCAAGCGCCCTACTGGTGGGCGAGCCGGCCGAAGACGCCGGAGAACCCGCAGGGCTGCCCGTACGTCAGCAAGGACGGCCAGCGCAACCCGGAGGCCGACGCGATCACCGACCACACCTACCGGATGTGGGCCTGGGACGCGATGTACTACCTCTCGCTGGCCTGGTACTACACCGGGGACGCGAAGTACGCGAAGCGGGCGGCGCTGGACATCCGGACGTGGTTCCTCGACCCGGCCACCCGGATGAACCCGAACATGACGTACTCGCAGATCGTGCCGTGCCGCGACACCGTCAGCGGCACCGGGATCATCGACTCCACCCAGTCGTTCAGCCAGCTGATGGACGCGTTCGCGCTCCTCGACGGCGGCGCGCCGGGCTGGACCGGGAAGGACCGCTCCGGGATCAAGGCCTGGCTGACGCGGTACCTGAGCTGGATGCAGACCAGCCCGCAGGCCAAGCTGGAACTGGCCGCCACCAACAACCACGGCACCTTCCTCGACATGCAGAACGCGACCATCTCGGCCTACCTGGGCAAGCGTTCCGAAGCGAAGAAGATCGTGCTCGACGCGGAGCAGAAGCGCTTCCCGGTGCAGTTCGCCGCCGACGGCAGCCAGCCGCTCGAGCTCTCGCGCACGATGTCGTGGCACTACGTCAACTTCAACCTGACGGCGTGGGGCCGGCTGGCGGAGGTCGGAAAGAACCTGGGCGTCGACGTCTGGAAGTACCGGGCGGCGAACGGCGTGACGCTGCGGAAGGTCGTCGACCAGCTGATCCCGGCCGCGCTGCACGGCGCGCCGGCGTGGCCGCACCAGCAGATCGGCGTGTTCGACCAGTCGATCGCGGCGGACATCTTCCACGCGGCGGCCGAGGAAGCCCACGACGCGGACGCGGCGGCGGCGCTCAAGCAGATGCCGTTGCCGGCGGGCGGCGACACGTGGCCGGTGCGGGTGTCCTGCTTCCCGCTCGACCCGCCCCTCAAGTAA
- a CDS encoding copper transporter, with the protein MISLRYHVVSIAACFLALAVGVVLGSTALNGTLLSGLAGEKKDLGSQVADLEAQRNALNARLTDADAFAGSMGPKVVAGVLDKRSVVLVTTEDARPADRDALKQLIGQAGASVTGEVQLTSAFADPGKSDQLRDVVTRLQPAGSKFPTAGDSGTLAGALLGSVLLLDKTTAKPQSSGEELAAALSGLTDGGFVKASQDAKPAQLAIVLTGAQATGDGAGDRAATIARFATQLDRGGAGAVLAGDAGSADGTGALGVVRADTAATSILSTVDNADTSAGRVSTVLALKEQLDGGAGRYGVAGNAQAPAPGVTAPAGN; encoded by the coding sequence GTGATTTCGCTGCGCTACCACGTAGTTTCCATCGCCGCCTGCTTCCTCGCGCTGGCCGTCGGCGTCGTGCTCGGCTCCACGGCGCTCAACGGCACGCTGCTGTCCGGCCTGGCCGGGGAGAAGAAGGACCTCGGCAGCCAGGTCGCCGACCTGGAGGCGCAGCGCAACGCGCTCAACGCCCGGCTGACCGACGCCGACGCCTTCGCCGGCTCGATGGGCCCGAAGGTCGTCGCCGGCGTGCTCGACAAGCGGTCGGTGGTGCTGGTGACCACCGAAGACGCGCGCCCGGCCGACCGGGACGCGCTCAAGCAGCTGATCGGCCAGGCCGGGGCTTCGGTGACCGGCGAGGTGCAGCTGACGTCGGCGTTCGCCGACCCCGGGAAGTCCGACCAGCTCCGCGACGTCGTCACGCGGCTGCAGCCGGCCGGTTCGAAGTTCCCGACCGCGGGCGACTCGGGCACGCTCGCCGGCGCGCTGCTCGGTTCGGTGCTGCTGCTGGACAAGACGACGGCGAAACCGCAGTCGTCGGGCGAGGAGCTGGCGGCCGCGTTGAGCGGCCTCACCGACGGTGGATTCGTCAAGGCGAGCCAGGACGCCAAGCCGGCGCAGCTGGCGATCGTGCTCACGGGCGCCCAGGCGACCGGCGACGGTGCCGGCGACCGCGCGGCGACGATCGCCCGGTTCGCGACGCAGCTCGACCGCGGCGGTGCGGGCGCGGTCCTGGCGGGCGACGCCGGTTCCGCGGACGGCACCGGCGCGCTGGGCGTGGTCCGGGCGGACACCGCGGCGACGTCGATCCTGTCCACAGTGGACAACGCGGACACCTCGGCGGGCCGGGTGAGCACGGTGCTCGCGTTGAAGGAACAGCTCGACGGCGGCGCGGGCCGCTACGGCGTGGCGGGCAACGCGCAGGCCCCGGCACCGGGCGTCACCGCACCGGCCGGGAACTGA
- the steA gene encoding putative cytokinetic ring protein SteA, with protein sequence MKLTGLLTRNQEPLPGITGVARVDRRTRELLRRISPGDIVVLDQLDLDRATADALVEAEVAGVVNASPSISGRFPNMGPEILVAAGIPLVDSVGGELLRSIKDGTKLRLLDGIVYIGERQVASGIEQTVESVADQMIEAKAGMSTQLEAFSANTIEFLRRERTLILDGVGVPELKVPLRDRHVLVVAGGNGHAEDLKKLKKYIVEHRPVLIGVDAGADTLRVQGYQPDVVVGDPTGIGTATLRGGGEVVVPAQPDGHAPGVERIQDLGIGAVTFPASGNAEDLALLLADAHGASLVVTVGFQATLREFLDHGRSGSNPSTFLTRLKLGTKLVDGKAVATLHRNRVSIGAVVLLVLAAVVVVAAALLVSDVGSVYLDWLRHTWNSLFAWVKGLFT encoded by the coding sequence ATGAAGCTCACGGGTCTGCTCACGCGGAATCAAGAACCCCTGCCGGGGATCACCGGGGTCGCCCGGGTCGACCGCCGCACCCGGGAGCTGCTGCGCCGGATCAGTCCCGGCGACATCGTCGTGCTCGACCAGCTGGACCTCGACCGCGCGACGGCCGACGCCCTGGTCGAGGCCGAGGTCGCGGGCGTGGTCAACGCGTCGCCGTCGATCTCCGGCCGGTTCCCCAACATGGGCCCGGAGATCCTCGTCGCGGCCGGCATCCCGCTCGTCGACTCGGTCGGCGGCGAGCTGCTGCGCTCGATCAAGGACGGTACGAAGCTGCGGCTGCTCGACGGCATCGTCTACATCGGCGAACGGCAGGTCGCCTCCGGCATCGAGCAGACCGTCGAGAGCGTCGCCGACCAGATGATCGAGGCCAAGGCCGGGATGTCGACGCAGCTGGAGGCGTTCTCGGCCAACACCATCGAGTTCCTGCGCCGCGAGCGCACCCTGATCCTCGACGGCGTCGGCGTCCCCGAGCTGAAGGTGCCGCTGCGGGACCGGCACGTGCTGGTCGTCGCGGGCGGCAACGGGCACGCCGAGGACCTGAAGAAGCTCAAGAAGTACATCGTCGAGCACCGCCCGGTGCTCATCGGCGTCGACGCCGGCGCCGACACCCTGCGCGTGCAGGGCTACCAGCCGGACGTCGTCGTCGGCGATCCCACCGGCATCGGCACCGCGACCCTGCGCGGCGGCGGCGAGGTCGTCGTGCCCGCCCAGCCCGACGGGCACGCGCCCGGGGTCGAGCGCATCCAGGACCTCGGCATCGGCGCGGTGACGTTCCCCGCGTCCGGCAACGCCGAAGACCTCGCCCTGCTGCTGGCCGACGCGCACGGCGCGAGCCTGGTCGTCACCGTCGGCTTCCAGGCCACGCTGCGCGAATTCCTCGACCACGGCCGGTCCGGTTCGAACCCGTCGACGTTCCTGACGCGGCTGAAGCTGGGCACGAAACTCGTCGACGGCAAGGCGGTGGCGACGCTGCACCGCAACCGGGTGTCGATCGGCGCGGTCGTCCTGCTCGTCCTCGCCGCCGTGGTGGTGGTCGCCGCGGCGCTGCTGGTGTCCGATGTGGGCTCGGTCTACCTCGACTGGCTCCGGCACACCTGGAATTCGCTCTTCGCCTGGGTCAAGGGATTGTTCACGTGA
- a CDS encoding DUF1266 domain-containing protein: MILPPPADVEAQLAAARRDGDLDRYLGLLASEELFVPIRRVDARSILDERAETFPNVYFETGGDEFLQVFTRGALPDFDQDIVAMSGALDWAVDGVGRHERVVFNRGTRGEWRLPGATLQPWLDAHAGDVTPLDEQVERLITAPYGHLEGPIAHALACGAHLAVLNAAPWNLLDGRYHDYVAEVRSLRDWWGVPDPPGWRATMTDLIGDGYALTPGNLVLMLRLRFAAEYGLPGAEFDPMTWAQLVDRWCTENDAADQADELRDTVRRVSRYERRLRADGLVDPDGCVTTALSWDVGRAVTIARGGLAAGYCDALSAELMVLEAGSLARRYHQSWADLSAGYVMGRVLHAGEDEFGEWYPAAVRVHHQLLQDPASPWLNLDFGSLSEESEA; this comes from the coding sequence GTGATCCTGCCGCCGCCCGCCGATGTCGAAGCCCAGCTCGCCGCCGCGCGGCGGGACGGCGACCTCGACCGCTACCTCGGCCTCCTCGCCAGCGAGGAGCTGTTCGTCCCGATCCGGCGGGTGGACGCCCGCAGCATCCTCGACGAGCGGGCGGAGACCTTCCCGAACGTCTACTTCGAGACCGGCGGCGACGAGTTCCTGCAGGTCTTCACCCGCGGCGCGCTGCCGGACTTCGACCAGGACATCGTGGCCATGAGCGGCGCGCTCGACTGGGCGGTCGACGGCGTCGGGCGGCACGAGCGCGTGGTGTTCAACCGCGGCACCCGCGGCGAGTGGCGGCTGCCGGGGGCGACGCTCCAGCCGTGGCTCGACGCGCACGCGGGCGACGTCACGCCGCTCGATGAGCAGGTCGAGCGGCTGATCACCGCGCCGTACGGGCACCTCGAAGGGCCGATCGCGCACGCGCTGGCCTGCGGCGCGCACCTGGCCGTGCTCAACGCGGCGCCCTGGAACCTCCTCGACGGCCGCTACCACGACTACGTCGCCGAGGTGCGGAGCCTGCGGGACTGGTGGGGCGTGCCCGACCCGCCCGGCTGGCGCGCGACCATGACCGACCTGATCGGCGACGGCTACGCGCTGACGCCGGGCAACCTGGTCCTCATGCTGCGCCTGCGGTTCGCCGCCGAGTACGGGCTGCCGGGCGCCGAGTTCGATCCGATGACCTGGGCGCAGCTGGTGGACCGGTGGTGCACGGAGAACGACGCCGCGGACCAGGCCGACGAGCTGCGGGACACCGTCCGCCGGGTGTCCCGGTACGAGCGGCGGCTGCGCGCCGACGGGCTGGTCGACCCGGACGGCTGCGTGACGACGGCGCTGTCCTGGGACGTCGGCCGCGCGGTCACCATCGCCCGCGGTGGCCTGGCGGCCGGGTACTGCGACGCGCTGAGCGCCGAGCTGATGGTGCTCGAAGCCGGGTCACTCGCCCGCCGCTACCACCAGTCATGGGCCGACCTGTCGGCGGGGTACGTCATGGGCCGGGTGCTGCACGCCGGCGAGGATGAGTTCGGCGAGTGGTACCCGGCGGCCGTGCGCGTCCACCACCAGCTCCTTCAGGATCCGGCCAGTCCCTGGCTGAACCTCGATTTCGGTTCGCTGTCGGAGGAGTCCGAGGCCTGA
- a CDS encoding zinc-binding alcohol dehydrogenase family protein: MRAVVLREPGPVENLELTELPLPEVKPGWIRIAVKAFGLNRSELHTRLGLAEGVTFPRVPGIEAVGIVDADPSGTLAEGQQVATMMGGMGRTFDGGYAEYTLVPVNQVIPFRSDLPWEVIGQVPETLQTAFGSLTTGLDLKEGQTLLIRGGTSALGFATATLAKDLGATVFATTRQPGRIETLREHGVDHPLLDDGNVAEQVRKIAPGGIDAALELVGTPTLPDTLNATRVHGTVCFTGMLSNQWTISNFYPIGYLPAGVRLTAYGGEADDLPASVLQRHLDRIADGTTSLGPAKVYPMTEIRQAHDDLEHNRTAGKLVVLTGRAEGAAP; encoded by the coding sequence ATGCGCGCGGTGGTACTCCGGGAACCCGGTCCCGTCGAAAACCTCGAACTCACCGAACTCCCGCTGCCCGAGGTGAAACCCGGCTGGATCCGGATCGCCGTCAAGGCGTTCGGCCTCAACCGGTCCGAGCTGCACACCCGGCTCGGGCTCGCCGAAGGCGTGACCTTCCCGCGCGTGCCGGGCATCGAGGCCGTCGGGATCGTCGATGCCGATCCCAGCGGAACCCTCGCCGAAGGGCAGCAGGTCGCCACCATGATGGGCGGCATGGGCCGCACGTTCGACGGCGGCTACGCCGAATACACGCTCGTGCCGGTGAACCAGGTCATCCCGTTCCGCTCCGACCTGCCGTGGGAGGTCATCGGCCAGGTCCCGGAAACGCTGCAGACCGCGTTCGGTTCGCTCACCACCGGCCTCGACCTGAAGGAAGGCCAGACGCTGCTGATCCGCGGGGGCACGTCCGCGCTCGGGTTCGCCACCGCGACCCTGGCGAAAGACCTCGGCGCCACCGTCTTCGCGACCACCCGGCAGCCCGGACGAATCGAAACCCTGCGCGAACACGGCGTCGACCACCCGCTGCTGGACGACGGGAACGTCGCGGAGCAGGTCCGGAAGATCGCGCCCGGCGGCATCGACGCCGCACTCGAACTGGTCGGCACCCCGACCCTGCCGGACACCCTGAACGCCACCCGCGTGCACGGGACCGTCTGCTTCACCGGCATGCTGTCCAATCAGTGGACGATCTCGAACTTCTATCCGATCGGATACCTTCCCGCCGGGGTGCGGTTGACCGCTTATGGTGGTGAGGCGGACGACCTGCCCGCCTCCGTCCTCCAGCGCCACCTCGACCGGATCGCCGACGGCACCACCAGCCTCGGCCCGGCCAAGGTGTACCCGATGACGGAGATCCGGCAGGCGCACGACGACTTGGAGCACAACCGGACGGCGGGCAAGCTCGTCGTGCTGACCGGCCGAGCGGAGGGAGCCGCCCCGTGA
- a CDS encoding MarR family transcriptional regulator codes for MSLSREHDAAWRGFLRSSALLLRVLDAELRAAHGMSHRTYDALVQLSEAPERRLHMKDLADALVHSPSGLTRLVDGLEQAGYARREVDPANRRATLVVLTPAGLAALEAAWPTHVRGVERHFAGQMSEEQARVLADVFGAIRTSLGD; via the coding sequence GTGAGCCTGTCCCGAGAGCACGACGCGGCCTGGCGGGGATTCCTGCGGTCCTCCGCGCTGCTGCTGCGGGTCCTCGACGCCGAGCTGCGCGCCGCACACGGGATGTCGCACCGCACGTACGACGCCTTGGTGCAGCTGTCGGAGGCCCCGGAGCGGCGGCTGCACATGAAGGACCTGGCCGACGCACTGGTGCACAGCCCGAGCGGCCTGACGCGCCTGGTCGACGGCCTCGAGCAGGCCGGCTATGCGCGCCGTGAGGTCGACCCGGCCAACCGCCGCGCGACCCTGGTGGTGCTGACCCCGGCCGGGCTCGCGGCGCTCGAGGCGGCCTGGCCCACGCACGTGCGAGGAGTGGAGCGGCACTTCGCGGGCCAGATGAGCGAAGAGCAGGCCCGGGTGCTGGCCGATGTGTTCGGCGCCATCCGCACCAGCCTCGGCGACTGA